In Galactobacillus timonensis, the genomic window CATCCGGGACAACACTGTTGAATAATTTCAGCGGAATCATGGACAGCCTGAGCGGGATGTTTCAGACCAGCCTGTCGACCGACATTTTTACCTCTCTGGTGAAAATGCAGCTGGAGGATATGTCATCTTGGGACATCAGGCAGTATGCAGTCACCGGGAGCGGAGGAAGTGATTATACCTATTCCATGCCGAATACAAAAGTTTATGTTATGTACCAGGATGAGGAGAAGGTTTCGAAGGCCTCCGCACTTTTAAAGAAAATCCTGAATGGAGAAGAATTATCAGATTCGGATTTTTAAATGGATTTCAAATGTGGGCGTCAAGTAAAATCTGACTGCCGTCATACGAGTAATTTATAACCCGCAGGGCTGTCAGGTAAGAAACCTGAAGGTCTGCGGGTTCTTTCTGTTTTGCAATTTTCGGAGGGATCATGATTATGAAAAGCTATTCGGAGGATAACGATCGCCGCGGCAGTGTAGGCAAGAACTTTCATATCCATTAAAACGTTCAGAAATCATTGTGCAGGGAGAACGGATCAAAGCGCAGAATAGCTTGGTGGGTGATTATGGTGCAGCTGTAATCGGTTTTAACATCATCGGAGAGTCTGGTAGCGGAAAGACGAGTGCACTTCGTATTGCCTTAGACTACTATCCGAAAGTAATTCGGCACACGAATGAAGATGGCTCGAAGACAATTCAGATCCCTTATATTCTTGTTACATGCCCGCCTAATTCAAACTTCCGCGTTCTTTATCAAGATATCGGCAGACAGCTTGACTTGTATCTTGGAAATCCAAACAACGAATGTGAGATGATGATCCGCGGGAATTCCAGAAGTACGCTTGGCGACATGCTGAGAAGGGTGGAATCAGCCATTCAGCAATATGCGATTGGTTTGATCGTGTTCGATGAAGTCCAGCAAATGAATTTCGAATCCAAAACGGAGAATAGTTTCAACGCCTTGATGTCTCTTGCAAACCAGACGCAGGTTGCAATCGGCGTGGTCGGAACCACCGAGGCAATCAGCAGCATCACTCGGGTGGAGCAGATAGCCAGGCGGGTAGGGCTTCAAATCCCGATTGATCGTTATAAGGCCGATGAAGAATACTTTAATACGATGTTTGAGGTTATCGCTCAATACCAGTGGTTTAACAGGCGGATCGATTTTACTCCGGAAATGAAGCACGAGATTTATATGGCTTCCCATGGCGTGATTGCCTACATCATACTCATTTACATCACCATTTCGGCTGATTATGTAAGCAAGCCAAATCCGCCAGAAGTTACCTTGGCTTACATTCGGGATGTTCTAAATCGACGCTTTTCGATGATGAAGAAAGCACTTAGTCAGAACAGCTCGAACACCTTTAAACATGAAGCTGATTTGGCCAAGGCATATAAGGAATCCTTGGATAATACGCATAACGCTATGGATAAGCAATCCGAAGAAGAAAAGAAAGCCATTGCATCGAAGACTATGAGTCAGGCACCGGAGAAAATGGTGAAGGAAGAAGTACTGGCCAACGTAAAAGGGATGTTTCCAGACACTTACTCAGATCAACATATCAGGGAAGCGGTTGAAGCCATCCATAAAAAGCATCCGGAGCTTGATGATGCGTCTGAATTGACCGGATTGGTTGTAAAGAAGCTATTAAACGGGAATACAGACAAGAGGCGCGTTGGCAGACCGAAAGGGGCTACAACGGCAAAGGTTGAAGCTAACCCTATGCTTCAGTTCGTACTACAAGACCGTGGCGACCCAAATGACCCTCTTAAATGATCAGCTTTGAAGAGCGATTATTAGATATATTTGCGATTGAGTGAATATAACAAGAACGTAAAGATCTCGTTATATTCGCGATAGATACGCTATATTCGCGATAGTCTCGACGATTGATAAGATGCCGGAAAGTTCAATTTGATATTCTTATATAAATCGCATAACATACATTATGCGAAGTACGTGCAATTCGTCGTTCTTTTGAATTTCAGAGCTTTTTAGGCGCTTTTGAAATGTGTGGGGTTAGAGTCAAACCGGAGCGATAAATCTCTGGGGTAACTGGCGCCCCATAATCATGAACTCAGCGCCCGAGTCATCTGAAGTAAGACATGACCTTACAACTGGTTTGAACAGCTGTGAGGCCAAGTTTTTATTTCGCCGTTTTTGTGACATTCGAGTGTATCGGGTTCAATGAGTAGGTCGCATCCTTGTCCAGAACGTACATGAGGCGGTTGCGGAATCTGTCCCAGTTGTGATAGCCGTTCGCATTCTTCTTGATGCACTTACAGATTGAGTTTCGGTTTTCAATGATCGCATTGGTCATCCGCTTATGATAGGCATTGGGTTTGCCGGTCTTGGAATCGACCTTGTAGATGTAGCCGTAGGTAGTAAGAGAATTGATGATTTCGGTCCGCCATTTGGTCAGTGTGCTGGCGAAGTGACGCATTTCCGGTACCTGAGACTTCCTGAACTCCGTAATCAGTTCGTTCAGTTTCTGCTCCCTATCGTTGGGCGTGGCGGTCTCATAGTAGTCGTATACTTTTTCTTTCAGATTCCATGACTCCATCAGCTCAGGGCTTATTTTCAGGAGCTTCTCGCGGAGATCATAGTAGTTAATCGGAAATTTGAAATGATTGTTATATCTTCTCTGTCCGTTTGGATCGAACAGCTTCTTACCATCTTTTGTGCTGCTGTCGGAATGCCTGTAGAGAATCCAGTTGAACTTCTTGAGAAGATAGTATTCATCGGAACCTTTTGTGGTTCCTTTCATGGCACGGATTCGAACACTGTCGGTCTGGCGTCCCAGTTCCTGGCAGAGATGGAATCTGTCCACGATACCGATACTGTTCGGGAAACACTTCTTCATGACCGTTCGATAGGTATCGTACATATCGAAGGAACAGGCTTTGACTTTCTTCCGCTCTTCCAGCGGGATCTTCATAAAGTAGCTGAGCAGCCGATCTTCCCGTCTGGAGTTCAGGAAATCAATGGGCGTCTGTCTCTGGAAATCCATAAGAACACAGACGAATTTCTCGCTGTAGTTGCGGAAGGCATAGACTTCATCAAAGCTGATCATCTCCGGCAGAGGTTTCCTGGGAAGACTGACGTGATCATCAAACAGATAGGCAGCTGTGGCAGGAGAGAGATGATACCTGCGCGCAACGGAAGAGAATGTCTCGTTATAGTTCTTCAGATCCGTGAGCACTCTCTGAACCGTGAATGCGGAGATACTCATACTGCCAAAGGAGAATGGATTCTTCTCTGCATAGGTTCGATGACATACCGGACAGACATATCGTCTGGCCCGGTAAAGCAGCGTACATTTACGATCAGAAAGAACACTGTGCGTAATCTTCTTCCAGTAATAATCTTTGATCCTTGGAGTTTTACAGCCGCATTCCGGGCAGGGCTCATAGTGCGGAACGAGCCGGACTGAGATCTGTGCATTTCCATTCAAGTTCTGATACTGGAAGTCCTCCACATCACTGTCTTCCAGGCCGAAGAGCTCCATGATGTCCTCTTTATTCGTGTTAAGAGACATACCGATGACCTCTGATTCTGCAGGGAATCGATTGAATACCGTATACCATGCATGAATTCCTTTCCGGAAAGCCGAATCAAAATGATGAACGAAGGGCTTTTCTTCAAAATGATGAGGTGAAACGTTCCTTCGTTCGGTATTGATCGGCTTTCATCCCTTCTGCCCTCAGAATAGGAACGCAGAGGCTTCTTTGATATTCCTGCTGTGAGAAAAAGAGGTCATGTGAAAACGAGCTGGCAGCGCAGCTTTCTGTTCTGCAGGAACTGCCTGCCAAGCAGGGTAATACAATTCGTGGTTATATCCGTATTGAGGTAAATGCGCCTGGTATTGAGAATACTCTGCCAGTACCGGTTGAACTTCCAGCGGATCAGCCGTACAGCGTCATAGTCAAAGGAATTACCGCTTTCTTCAACGGTAAAGGATCGATCCCCGCATGAAGCAAGAACAGCGGTAAAATTGTCCGCGGTGCGGCTGCTGTAGGGGATCATGAAAGACAGCAGAACTGCATCTGCAGACGAGCCTTTCCGGTAAACACGCTTAATGATCAGTGGCACAGTATGATCAAGAATGGTAAATCTTCTGCTGTACTTTGCGTAATACAGATAGCCATTATTCACAATCAGTTCGGAAACCGACTGATCATAAAAGACCTGAACAGCTCTTGTAATGATTTCCTGTGTGGAAGAATCGTTTGAGGAATGAATCAGGCGATTCTTAACAAACTCCACGAGCTTGTGCAAATGACAATGAATCATGATCATCAGACAGGTCTATAATGGAGTCGCTGGCATATGCTGGACTGCGAAGGGTTTGGGGATGCCAGCTTTTATTATTGCCAGGAGCTCAACATTCCTCCTTTACCTGAAGGATAGTCTTTTTCATCCAATTCGAACAATACCTGTACAAAAAAAGCAAACCCCAGAGTCTTAAACTTTCACAGACATACATAAAAGATGGCAACCCCATCACCTTGAAATGCAGGTCACCATCCCCTCAAATTTTTAAATATCCGCTTTTTATATCATTTTTTTCGAATCGACCCGTTGTAATACGAGTGTTTTTCCGCTGCACCACTCTCATGATCTGTAGGAGCTTTTCACGGCTCATCGTTCGATTGTCTTTATCCTGTCCAACTGCTTGTTCCTGACGTATCTGCATGAGGAATGTAACACCTCGGACGGACTACGGACGGATCTCTGTCTTTTCACGGTTACTAGCCCGTATGGTTTTTCCTGGAGAATAATGCTGCCAAGACCATTATTCATTTATGGCTGCGGCTGAGGACACCGCTCAGGCTGTTCCGTTACGAAGAATGCATTGAGCATCAACTGTTTCCTGGGTCAATCGCCGGTGCATAATTGATATTTCTTTTTCTGAATATTTTCTGATTATCTGAGCGGGCTTTACAAATGGATAGATATCAGTTATGTGAAACAGATCACAAAATTGGTTCTTTATTATTGTGTTCTTTTGTTCTATTGTTTGCTGCAGCGGTAGCCGATTGCAGTTGAACATGTTTTGCCTGAATGTTGCCTTACCTTTTCCTCTGCTTAACTAGAGTGCCCCTTCCGCTCCCCTGCTGAAACCTGTTTGATCACAGGGCACTGGAAATGATCATCATAACCACGATGACAATCAGAATGATCGCAAGAATTTTCTTGTCTTTCTGGTTCTTCAGGAATTTTGAATGACTGGATTCATGATTCTGGGAACGCTGGGAGTCGTACTGCTTCGAAAAGGCATCATTCTTATCCATTGCGTTTCGCTGATCCATTTTAGGGTCGATCATCTTATTTTCCTCGCTTTGGTCTGATTATACCGGATCCAAAGATATTCGCGAACGTTCTGTACCTTCAAGTGCAGAAATCCGCCTCAACGGCTTTGTATTTTCGTATAATCAAGGAAATATTCAAATTTGCGGAGGTATTGAATGTCACGTATCGTAGTCAAGGTTGGAACTTCTACGCTTGTATATCCATCGTTCGGTCTGAATATCCGGCATGTGGAACGTCTTGTCAAGATCCTTTCGGATCTGCAGAATGCCGGCAATGAAATGATTCTTGTCTCTTCCGGCGCCATCGCGATGGGCGTCAATAAACTTCGCTTTGCCAAGCGGCCGACTTCTGTCGTCGAGAAACAGGCATATGCTTCCGTCGGACAGTGCGAGCTCATGTATACCTATGACCGCCTCTTCGAGGGATATGGTGAAACCGTGTCCCAGATTCTGATCACCGGCGACGATATGGCCAGCGAAGAAAAAGTTGCAAGCTTCCAGGCAACCATGGAGTATCTCATCCATCACAGCGTCATCCCGATCATCAATGAAAATGACACCATGAACGCTGCCGAAATCATATCCATCGGCGATAATGACACACTTGCGGCCATCGTAGCCTGCCACTGTCACGCTGATCTGCTGGTTCTGTATTCCGATATTGACGGCCTTTACACGGCCGATCCCAACAAGGATCCCAATGCGACTCTGATCCATGAAGTCCACGGCATCACTGAAGACATTGAAAAGCTCGGCGGCGACTCCATCAGCGGCCAAGGCACCGGCGGAATGGTTACCAAGCTTCATGCCGCCGACATGTGCACAAAAGCCGGCATCGACATGGCCATCCTCAACGGCAGCACCCCCGAGCTGATCTATGACCTGCTTGAAGGAAAACCTGCCGGAACTCTCTTTCTTGCCCAGGGGAAATAAACATGATCACGACCGAAGAAATTCTTGCCCGTGCAAAGGCCGAAAAGAACAATCCGATTCCCGATGACACTGCCATCAACCGTGCGCTTGCCGCAATGGCAGATCATCTGATCGCTGATAGCAGCGCCATCCTTGCCGCAAACCAAGAAGACTGCAATGGTGCAGAAGGAACGGTCTCTACCGTCATGCTGGATCGGCTAGGTCTCAATTCTTCACGGATTCAGGCCATGGCCGAAGGCATCCGCTCCCTTATCGCCCTGCCCTCTCCCGTCCATCAGATTCTGGAAGACTACACCACAGACAACGGCCTCCATATCCAGAAGGAAGCCGTACCCTTCGGAGTTCTTGCGATCATCTATGAATCCCGTCCCAACGTCACCAGTGACGCCGCAGCCCTCGGTTTAAAGAGCGGAAACACGGTTATTCTGCGCTCCGGACGCCAGGCATGGAATTCTGCCCATGCCATCGTAAAATCGCTCCAGAACGGCCTGGAAGAGGCCGGATTGCGCAGGGATCGCATCCAGCTGATCGAAGACACATCACATGCCTCGGCCAACGCCCTCATGACTGCCAACGGCTATGTAGATCTCTTGATTCCACGGGGCGGGAAAAATCTCATCTCTGCCTGCGTAGAAAATGCGACCGTTCCCGTCATCGAAACCGGAACCGGCATCTGCCACGTCTATGTCGAACAGACGGCCGATCTTGCCATGGCATTGAAGATTATTGGGCGATCTAAATTTATCTGGGGATGCCTCGAAAACGAAGTAAAAAAACTTGGGGTGTCGGGGTACCCCATGAAGGTTTATCCCGCCACGAAACCGTCTGGTAAAACAGGCGGTTTTTGAATGGAAAGGAAAAGGAGACCGCCTGTTACGGCTGCGTCTCCTGAAGTACTTCGTATTCGTTCAAAAACATCTCGCAATAGATGGCGATGCGGGCAAGCATCTCGTCTGTGTTCATGGCATACAGAGTCATATTGCTCGTTTGGTTACGCTGCTTCAGCTCACATTCAATGCCGCGCATTAATCGCTGTGCTGAGCGGCATATTCGGTTCATGGAACGAATGCTGGCCTGCAGATATTGTTCTGCTTCTTTGCCATACAAACGGGCTCCTTCTGCAGTGATCCATGCCTGTTCGGGGCTCAGGGGCTGAAAGCTGGTTGAAGTCATTGCTTAATCTTCTTTGGCGGAATGACAGGATTCAACATTGGCTTGGAGTTCTTTCTGAGCACATAGAGGCAGCGGCTGCGGAACCTGTCCCAGTTGGTATATCCGTTGGCTGCTTTCTTGATCGTCTTGATGATTGAGTTCCGGTTCTCCATCAATCCGTTATTCAGTTTTATGTCGGACACTACCACCTGGCCTGTGTCCTTATCGACTGTATGACGCTGCTTTACGACAATGAAGGAGTTGATAATCTCCTCTCTCCAGCTGATCAGGGTGCGGGAGAACTCTTTCATTTCCGGAATACCACTGGCTGCGAAGGACTGAATCAGTTTGTTCAGCTCCTGGGGAGCAGTATCGTAAGTGCAGTTGTCATAGAAGTCCACAACGTCATCCTTGAGGTCCCATGCCTTTTTCAAATCGGGATGAACGGCTTCGATCATGGCTTTAATTTCGTAATAATTGAGGAACCGGTTCAGCTTGCGGTTCATTTTCCTTGGATGGCCGGGATCGAACAGCTTTTTACCATCTTTGTCTCTGGCGTCCAGCCGCTTGAATATCATCCAGTTGAATGTCTTCAGCAGATAATACTCGTTGGTTTGTGTTTTTGTGCCTTCAATATATTTTGGAGTCTGCTTCATTACTCTGATCCGGACGCTGTCAGCCTTTCTGGAGAGCTCCTGGCTGACATGATAATGGTCAACGGAATGATAGGCCTTAGGGAACAGCTGACGTATGATGGCGCGGTATTCACTATACATGTCCGTGGCAATCATTTTGACGCGCTTTCGCTCTTCCACTGGGATTTTGAGAAAGTAGCTGAGCAGATAATCTTTTCTTCTGCTTGGCAGGATATCCACCGGCTCCTGTGACTCAAAGTCGAGAATAACGAACACATATTTTGAGTTCTCTCCCGGATGATAAAATGCGTAGTTCTCATCCCAGCACATCAATGTGGGCAGAGGTCTTCGCGCCTCCTTTACGTGGGCATCGAAGACGGAGGCAGCGGTTGTGGGAGAGATGTGATACCGCTTAGCGACGGAAGCGAAGGTCTCGGTCTGAATCTTCAAATCGTTCAGAATGTTTTCAACCGTGAGGGCGGAGATGTGCTGCTTCCTGAAACAGAATGGATTGTTCTCATAGTACGTTCGATGACAGACAGGACAGATGTACCTGCGGGCATGATAGAAGATGGTGCACTCACGATCAGTAAAGACGCCGTGGCTTATCTTCTTGTCAATGTAGTCCTTAACCCTTGGCAGGGTACAGCCGCAATCGGGACAAGGCGGATGATCCGGCCGCAGTAAAACATGGACAGACGCACTGCCATTGTCATTATGGAAGATGACATTCTCCACACTGCCTGTATCGAGGTTAAAGAATTCAAGAATGGCCTGTTTATCAGATTGTTCGGACATAGATCTTCTCCTTTGAGCCCAGCATAGGGGAAGATCAGGAAAGGCCCAAGTCAAAGTCATTTGGCCTATTCAGGCAGAGATTGATTCCGGCCACCCAGCCACTGGAAGAATCATATTCTGGAGCCCGGCGGACATCACGCCGGAATAGAACACGAAGCTGTTGAAGCAGCGAATCAGGCGGATCAACCAGCTTCAGGAAAATCCGGAGCTGCACAATGAGCTTATCGAGCCATTTGTTCCAACGGTAAACGGAAGAATCGGAAGGAAGCGAATAACGATCAAGATCCAGATCATTGTCCAGAGCCGATTCGATGGTCTGCACCGAGTAGTGCTTGTAAGGGACAAGGAAATCAGGGAGAACACGGTGATGTCTTCCGTTGGAAGAGACGGCGACAGGAATCCAGATCCAGTAAGAACCTTTTGGCGTTTTAACGCACCTTCTGGCAGTTCCGCAGAATCTCATTGGCAGGCCTGTTTCAGGATCCAAAACAGGTTCGCTGCATTTCATCAAAAATCATTCAGATGATTAGGATGTTTAACAATTTTGTATTGTGAATGTGGTACACTAACCATGGTTTTGGTTATGGGTTCAGAGATGGCTGGAAACTAGTCTCTGAACCTTTTCCTTTCTATTGATGTCTCTAACCGCATGATAATCGGTAAATACGAAAAGGAGAAGGCCGTTGTGCCTCCCCATGAGGGTTTATAGCTCTTTAACTCCTCCCGGATCATCAATCCCAGGATTTCTTAGAGGCACCCCCAAACCCCATCTATTTTTAGATAGTCGATTATTGAAAATGCCAAGTGCTCCCGTCCCTCCGTATGCAACGCAGAGGAAGTACTGCTCGTCGAAGAACCGGTTGCCGCACAGTTTCTTCCGCAGCTGAAGAAACGTCTCGTCGATGAGCGTACGGCAAAGGGTCTAGTCCCGGTCGAGCTGCGCCTGGATCCGCAAGCGGCTGCGATCATTCCGGGAACGCCAGCCGGCCCCAAAGACTTTGATACGGAATTTCTTGACTATATTCTTGCCGTAAAGGTTGTTCCGGATACGGAAACCGCCATCGCCCATATCAACGCCCATTCCACCCATCACTCGGAAGCGATCATCTCCAACAGCGCCAGGGACATTGCTTCATTTGCCTCCCGCATCGACAGTGCCTGCCTCTACGTCAACGCAAGCACACGCTTCACTGACGGCGGCTGTTTCGGCATGGGATGCGAAATGGGCATCTCTACCCAGAAGCTCCATGCCCGCGGACCGATGGGCCTGAGGGAGCTGTGTACCTATAAATACATGATTATCGGAAACGGACAGGTACGCTGAAACATAATAAAAGGCAGAACAGCGGGAATGTTACTTCCACCGTTCTGCCTCTTTTATTCTGCTCGATGCAGAGAAGAATGCTCAGCGAACCTCGTCCTTCAGAGACTTGGAAGCCTTGAATCCCGGGATCTTGGAAGCCGGAATCTCAATCTTCTCCTTTGTCTGCGGGTTGATGCCTTCACGTGCTGCACGTGTCTTGACTTCGAACTTCCCGAAGCCTGTAATATCAACCTTATTGCCATCCTTGAGGGCAGCCGTCATCAGCTCGAATACTTCGCTGACAATATCACCGGCCTCTTTCTTGGTCAGGTTGTGATCTTCTGCAATCTTTTCAGAAATGCTCTTCTTGTTTACTGTTTCCATGTGTTATTTCCTCCACGTGATTCCATATTATCACCATGTTTTATGCATTCAATACTTGACAAATGAAGTACGCCAATTAGCTTAAGTAAGCCTCTGCACGCTCACTCATCTGCCCCAGCAGCTGCTTGAGATCCTCATAGCTCAGATTCTTCACCCCGCAGGCATTCCTGTGGCCACCACCATGATAGTTCGCCGCCAGATCATTGAGCTGCACATGGGCCGACCGCAGACTGCCATCGAATAGAACGGAACCATCCTCACCGGTTTTCTCCGTAAATACCGCCCAGCACTCGATCTCCCTGACGCCCATGAACTGCGACACAAAGGACCGCGCATCACCCGGCGCCATGTTCCAGCGGCTCATGTCTTCCCGGCTCACAACGACATACACGGTATGATTCCCGACAAACTGGGCCTGCGAGCGGATGAAGCCGGCAAACTGAAACTCATGGAGACTGACATCAAACACCCCGTGCCACAGCTCCGGGATCGAGATGCCCTTCGAAGCGATATACGCCCCTGTCGCCAGCGTATGCGGCGTCGTATTGGTCGTCTTGAAGCTCAGCGTATCCGTCAGTAAGCCTGAAAAGATATATTCCGCAGCGGATCTGGAGAACACAAGATTCTCCTGCGTCTCCATCTGCTGAAAGAAATCAGCCAGAATCTCACAGGTAGCGGCCGCATCCGTATAGACAAACTCCAGTTTCGCATAGGAATCCACCAGCGGATGATGATCGATCTTGACGATTGAAGCTGCACTCAGAAAGCGATGATCATCCACCCGCGCAATGTCCGGCGTATCCAGAACAATCGCAAGACTGCTTCTGACCACCGCATCATCCACATGATCAGGCTTCGGCCACTTTGGACTGGAGATGCTTTCATTGCCAAGCGCATAGACCTTCTTTTCGGGGAAGTTTTCTTCCAGCCAAGTCTTCAGACCGAGTTGTGAACCGACGGCGTCACAGTCCGGATTTTCATGACGGAACAGCGTGATCACAGAGGCCTGCCGAATTTCCTCCAGCAGGCCTTCAAAACTGCGGCTCATAAACCGAGCAGACGCACGGTATCACGCGCAATCATCAGTTCTTCATTGGTCGGAATGACCCAGACCTGAACCTTGGAATCCGGCTTCGAGATCAGAGCCTCCTTACCATGGATCGTATGATTCAGCTCATAGTCAATGGACAGTCCCATGCCCTCTTCCAGGCCCTTCAGGATCCGCTCACGCGTCATATCATCGTTCTCGCCAAGGCCGGCTGTAAACACGATCGCATCCGTATGGCCAAGTTCCATGTAATAGCCGCCGATCACGTTGACTGCACGGTTGGCATACAGGTTGACCGTCAGAATTGCACGCTCATTGCCCTCGTTGACAGCCGCCTGAATATCACGGGCATCCGAAGAAATGCCGGAAACACCAAGCATGCCGCTCTTCTTGTTCAGGATCGTATCCATATCATCCGGAGAAAGATTGAGAACCTTTTCCATATAGAAGACAACCGTCGGATCAATATCGCCCGAACGCGTACCCATCATGATGCCTCCAAGCGGCGTCAGACCCATCGACGTATTAATGCACTTGCCGCCACGGATGGCCGTGATGGATGCACCGTTGCCAAGATGGCAGGTGATCATGTTCAGATCCTCAACCGGCCTGCCCATCAGTTCAGCAGCGCGGCGGTTGACATAGTAGTGCGACGTACCGTGAGCACCATAACGGCGCACCTTATGATCCGTATACCACTCATACGGTACAGGGAAGAGATAGCTTTCCGGGCCCATCGTCTGATGGAACGCCGTATCAAACACAAATACATGACCAACATGCGGAAGTGCCTCCTTGAATGCACGGTAGCACACCAGATGGGCCGGATTGTGCAGCGGAGCCAGCGGCGCCAGTTCCTCGACCTTGTCTTCAACATCCTTCGTCACAACAACCGACTGATCAAAGTAGGAACCACCCTGGACGATGCGGTGTCCTGCACCCTTGATCTCATCCAGACTCTTGACGATGCCCTCATCCACCAGAGCCTTCAGAAGAAGATCAACCGCCTTCTTGTGATCCGGAATCGGAAGCTGCTGTACATGTTTCTCACCGTTCACCTTGATTGTGAACTGTCCCATGGCCTGCCCGATCCGCTCTGCCTGACCCGAGGTGAGAACCTTCTCACTCGGCATGTCGAACAGCTGGAACTTAAGGGATGAAGAACCCGAATTGACTGCAATAACCTTGCTCATACTACTCTCCTTCTGTCTCAATCTTTCTGAGTTGTTTCACTATATTCTTTACGGCCGGATCCGTTGTTGCGTTGTCCAGCGCCTCATACAGCGCATTGCGGCGCTGCGCATTTCCATACAGATGCAGCACAGACTCATAGTTCTCCAGCTGCGTCCGCGAAACACTGATAGTATCATATACCGCCGTGCGGGAAATACCTTCATTTTCC contains:
- a CDS encoding acetate/propionate family kinase codes for the protein MSKVIAVNSGSSSLKFQLFDMPSEKVLTSGQAERIGQAMGQFTIKVNGEKHVQQLPIPDHKKAVDLLLKALVDEGIVKSLDEIKGAGHRIVQGGSYFDQSVVVTKDVEDKVEELAPLAPLHNPAHLVCYRAFKEALPHVGHVFVFDTAFHQTMGPESYLFPVPYEWYTDHKVRRYGAHGTSHYYVNRRAAELMGRPVEDLNMITCHLGNGASITAIRGGKCINTSMGLTPLGGIMMGTRSGDIDPTVVFYMEKVLNLSPDDMDTILNKKSGMLGVSGISSDARDIQAAVNEGNERAILTVNLYANRAVNVIGGYYMELGHTDAIVFTAGLGENDDMTRERILKGLEEGMGLSIDYELNHTIHGKEALISKPDSKVQVWVIPTNEELMIARDTVRLLGL
- a CDS encoding ISL3 family transposase; translation: MSLNTNKEDIMELFGLEDSDVEDFQYQNLNGNAQISVRLVPHYEPCPECGCKTPRIKDYYWKKITHSVLSDRKCTLLYRARRYVCPVCHRTYAEKNPFSFGSMSISAFTVQRVLTDLKNYNETFSSVARRYHLSPATAAYLFDDHVSLPRKPLPEMISFDEVYAFRNYSEKFVCVLMDFQRQTPIDFLNSRREDRLLSYFMKIPLEERKKVKACSFDMYDTYRTVMKKCFPNSIGIVDRFHLCQELGRQTDSVRIRAMKGTTKGSDEYYLLKKFNWILYRHSDSSTKDGKKLFDPNGQRRYNNHFKFPINYYDLREKLLKISPELMESWNLKEKVYDYYETATPNDREQKLNELITEFRKSQVPEMRHFASTLTKWRTEIINSLTTYGYIYKVDSKTGKPNAYHKRMTNAIIENRNSICKCIKKNANGYHNWDRFRNRLMYVLDKDATYSLNPIHSNVTKTAK
- a CDS encoding ISL3 family transposase — encoded protein: MSEQSDKQAILEFFNLDTGSVENVIFHNDNGSASVHVLLRPDHPPCPDCGCTLPRVKDYIDKKISHGVFTDRECTIFYHARRYICPVCHRTYYENNPFCFRKQHISALTVENILNDLKIQTETFASVAKRYHISPTTAASVFDAHVKEARRPLPTLMCWDENYAFYHPGENSKYVFVILDFESQEPVDILPSRRKDYLLSYFLKIPVEERKRVKMIATDMYSEYRAIIRQLFPKAYHSVDHYHVSQELSRKADSVRIRVMKQTPKYIEGTKTQTNEYYLLKTFNWMIFKRLDARDKDGKKLFDPGHPRKMNRKLNRFLNYYEIKAMIEAVHPDLKKAWDLKDDVVDFYDNCTYDTAPQELNKLIQSFAASGIPEMKEFSRTLISWREEIINSFIVVKQRHTVDKDTGQVVVSDIKLNNGLMENRNSIIKTIKKAANGYTNWDRFRSRCLYVLRKNSKPMLNPVIPPKKIKQ
- a CDS encoding HU family DNA-binding protein, producing the protein METVNKKSISEKIAEDHNLTKKEAGDIVSEVFELMTAALKDGNKVDITGFGKFEVKTRAAREGINPQTKEKIEIPASKIPGFKASKSLKDEVR
- a CDS encoding DHH family phosphoesterase — its product is MSRSFEGLLEEIRQASVITLFRHENPDCDAVGSQLGLKTWLEENFPEKKVYALGNESISSPKWPKPDHVDDAVVRSSLAIVLDTPDIARVDDHRFLSAASIVKIDHHPLVDSYAKLEFVYTDAAATCEILADFFQQMETQENLVFSRSAAEYIFSGLLTDTLSFKTTNTTPHTLATGAYIASKGISIPELWHGVFDVSLHEFQFAGFIRSQAQFVGNHTVYVVVSREDMSRWNMAPGDARSFVSQFMGVREIECWAVFTEKTGEDGSVLFDGSLRSAHVQLNDLAANYHGGGHRNACGVKNLSYEDLKQLLGQMSERAEAYLS
- a CDS encoding ATP-binding protein, which encodes MGDYGAAVIGFNIIGESGSGKTSALRIALDYYPKVIRHTNEDGSKTIQIPYILVTCPPNSNFRVLYQDIGRQLDLYLGNPNNECEMMIRGNSRSTLGDMLRRVESAIQQYAIGLIVFDEVQQMNFESKTENSFNALMSLANQTQVAIGVVGTTEAISSITRVEQIARRVGLQIPIDRYKADEEYFNTMFEVIAQYQWFNRRIDFTPEMKHEIYMASHGVIAYIILIYITISADYVSKPNPPEVTLAYIRDVLNRRFSMMKKALSQNSSNTFKHEADLAKAYKESLDNTHNAMDKQSEEEKKAIASKTMSQAPEKMVKEEVLANVKGMFPDTYSDQHIREAVEAIHKKHPELDDASELTGLVVKKLLNGNTDKRRVGRPKGATTAKVEANPMLQFVLQDRGDPNDPLK
- a CDS encoding DUF6431 domain-containing protein codes for the protein MKCSEPVLDPETGLPMRFCGTARRCVKTPKGSYWIWIPVAVSSNGRHHRVLPDFLVPYKHYSVQTIESALDNDLDLDRYSLPSDSSVYRWNKWLDKLIVQLRIFLKLVDPPDSLLQQLRVLFRRDVRRAPEYDSSSGWVAGINLCLNRPNDFDLGLS
- the proB gene encoding glutamate 5-kinase, which translates into the protein MSRIVVKVGTSTLVYPSFGLNIRHVERLVKILSDLQNAGNEMILVSSGAIAMGVNKLRFAKRPTSVVEKQAYASVGQCELMYTYDRLFEGYGETVSQILITGDDMASEEKVASFQATMEYLIHHSVIPIINENDTMNAAEIISIGDNDTLAAIVACHCHADLLVLYSDIDGLYTADPNKDPNATLIHEVHGITEDIEKLGGDSISGQGTGGMVTKLHAADMCTKAGIDMAILNGSTPELIYDLLEGKPAGTLFLAQGK